The sequence below is a genomic window from Neodiprion pinetum isolate iyNeoPine1 chromosome 7, iyNeoPine1.2, whole genome shotgun sequence.
TATTTTGTTAGCGCCGCATCCCGGCACTCGCTCATCGGAGCCCTTATGCTGGAAcaatctggtggtgatggcccttgACCCGGATCCGCACACTATATTTACCAGATCCACGTCGTCAGCATAGTCTAGCGTATTCCACGCCACAGCTCTTCGATAGGACGGTTTATGAAGAGACAACCGTCTCTTTTTTTGATAGACAACGAGTCAGTAGATGACatggtcggttcagctccaggctgataagtatcgtcgacagGAGGCTTcattgtgtttttgacgcacagccctgtacgccatttggcgatgcatccgagcggtaaaAGCGTCGaatcgtggttcggctcctggcgataagtctcaaatagttggaggtaCTGTTTGtacatcacgcacgaccctgttcacaacttagataggcatccatcgggagtggtttcagcggtgtTCGTTCGGCTGTAGTCGGTGGTCGCcggtgttgagctggtacgtgacccctgtcagaaAGTGTCCTAGTATCTTGAAGCGGAAGTCTCGGAGTCGGTTCTCGTAGAGCgttacaaaattagaaaatataatagaatTAGCCTAATAAAGACAATTTCACTTGAAGATAACGAGTGGTTCTTtctggagtattggcctcagacgtgctttcggtatttttagcgatattccGTACGTAGTGAAGTGCGATAGTTAAACCATGTAATgcggtacgaaataccacatCACAATATATTTAACTACAATAAATtatgttcatattttttcctacgcatgatatttacattttttgttttgttgaatAGACAGAACGATTTCGCGAGAAAGACTCCGTGCACTCCATAACATACTACTTTTTCAACCGCTGACCATTTTCGAAGGCGCAGTTGTATCCCGTTGAAACGTTTTCATAATAATCACAGCACCAACCCGCCTCTTCCATATGTTCCAGTTTTTCCAGTGATGGTGGTGAAATGTGTAAATCTTTCATGTTCATTACTTGTTTTGCCCCGTCAAGGATTTTCGTCAGCCACCGTTTCTTCTCCTCACCTTTGACATATATATAGCATGCATATTTAACAGCCTTTGTTACAATTTTCTGCACCTCAGCATAAGGTTCGATTCCCGCATTCCATGGTATTCCGTGAAAATTGCGTGTTAGCCAAGCGTTAGTAGCTTTGTGTTCAGCTGGTAGATCTGCCCAAGCGTACGGTGGTTTGAAGAGAATGCGACTCAAACCCGATGAGTTTATGGTTATGATGCAAAGTTCCTTGGGTATAAATTTATCGTCGGGGGCAACCAATCTTTGAATGTCTATGATCATCTCCATATTGCAAGCTGGAACAGTGCTTTTTGTTATGCTTTTGCCGACTATGCTCATCTGTcatacaaaaattcaaatttgttgtATTCGCCCCCTTGATATTTCATTCGTAGAATGCCCTCGATTATCGTATTCTGCATCTCATTGAATCGCACGACATCATTTTCCATGAGACTTACGattcgggggggggggggggggtaaaaatatttcgaattgcTCATTCAGCGCGAGAAGAATACTCGTGCCGTACTTAGTATTTACATGTCTTACCCCCCTCACGCTGTACTCCTCCCCAACCTCCAGATCTGACATTCTCTTAGTGGGTAGCGGTTCCAGGCGACAGACGAGGTTGATTCTATTTAGATCCGTCACGTTCGATGTagatttcataaatttgaCGTACTATGGATACTGAAGTTCACAATAGGAAAATTATGAGAACAATATAACGTGTTGAATGAGGTCGCGATTTATATACCAACCAACCACACTCTCCCCCCACAATAAATTCTTGAAAGTGAAAGTTTAcgaatcatcatcaacattcccgGCCCATCTGATTGCGGTGTCGCCATCCCGTCAACTAGCACAAAAGAATATATTCGaagtatttcaaaaatattatttttgaaacggtatATTCCGCTGGCCATTTTGCAATACCGCCCCGTCATCCTGCATCGTCATCCTGCGTTGCAATCCTGCCCGCCATGTTGTTGTTTTCATGCGTTAGGCTGGGCTGGGTTAGGTTGGGTTAGCAACCTGCTCCGATATCATGTCTGCCATCTTGCCCCGCCATCTTGTTGTTTACATTGGTCGGGTTGGGTTAGGATAGGATAGGTCAGGTTGGGTTAGGTAAGGTTAGGTTCGTCCACGTCGGCTGTCACCTTGTCGTGGTGTAGGGGCTTGATGGCCGCGATGAATCTTGAGGACCCTGTGCCACGGGACTTCAAAATCCCAGGGCGGAAGTGATACTAGAGGAGCGTCCATTAAGAACAGCCGGCCCAGCCTCCAGGGCCTGGGTATGTGAATGGTGACACAAACGGGTGATGAGTGCATGGGATGTGGTCGGGGCCCCTGAGGATATTCTCCTGAGACTAGACAAGGTAGGAATAGTAAACCGACCCACCGGGGCTTCGGAAAATGTCAGTACCTTCACCGGGCCGTGGCTTCCTAGGAAACCACAGGCCCGAAGTGGGAGAACCGCTTTCCACAGCTGGCCAGAGCCAATTAGGGGGTTGAATCTAGGGCCTCGGGCGCACGCATGGAGGGTGACCTGATCAGTATTTCCTCATACCCGAAGCCGGTAGGGTACATCCGGCAAGGTCTCACCCGAATGGCGGCCTACCCTGACTCAGATTGACGGGGGAATCCCCGGACGGAAGACCCTAAAGAAGTAGGGGGGTAGGGAGGATCGCATGGATAGGGTCGACCAACCGATAAGCTGATAGCAGCTTCCATGCGAGCATAGGATTAGGGCTTTTTCCGGCAGAGAAAGATGCTGCACCGAGGTGCAGCTGTCATGATGGCCGAACCGTcgtcaaaattcaaatacgCAAATATGGATCGTTTCCaacaacaaaacaaacaaatcaTGACGCAATGGAGTTTGAGGAGTTCGAGGTGGATCCCTTCGCGAGGAGGTGTGACATCCGCCGATCACCCCCGTCAACACCGACGGGTGACCTGGAAAACCAGGGGATGGAAGTAGCGTCAGTGCCGGCAAGTGGGACATCACCGGTACTCATCGATCTGGAGCTATCGACGCCGGGAGCACAGGAGAGGGCGCCCAAGCCAAGGAGAGCGATCACCAAGGCTAGGAAGGATGGAGATAGCACCAGAAGCGGACCGCTCTGGGGGGTTGCTATGACCCTGGACCTGGGCAGGGCGGCTCAAAAGGTCCCACGGCTGcaaacagcagcagcaacagcaacaacaccGGAAGAGGAGATGGGTAGCCGAGCGATCGACACCCTGGAAAAAATCATCGCGGGGATGCTTCAGTTCATACAGGAGCACAAAAATGCCCACGTGGAGCCCAAGGACTCCATAGCCAAGGCGGACCTGGTGATGAAGAAGGTAGAGCGGAACTGGGCGTGGTTTAATGCGGAGTTGGGCAGGCCGAGCACTGGCGCTCTTGGTGGGTTAGTGGCAATGGCCACGTGGACCGAAGGAGGTAGAGGTGCGAGGAATGACGGCCAACAAGAAGCAGCCCGGACTGCGGACGGCCCGGTAGCCGGATCCccaataaatataaatataagcAGCAAAAGAAAGCTGACTTCCCCGTGTGCGGGGGCCGTGGAGAGGAGGCAGTGCCCGGAGGCATACCAGGAGGTAGAAAGGGAAGCTCAGGCAGCCAAACCCACTGTGGAATGGACGGGGGTGGATAAGAGGGTCCGACCCACGAGAAACAGAGGGGCTGCGAAATCACAGCACCACCAGCTGAGAAAATAGCAGCAGGGGAGCCAGCAGGGACTCCTGAAGGTCGGCAGGAGAAGGACGGTGAGGCCGGACGCGGTCGTCATCAGGACGGAAGGAGAGGGGGCCAGTTACGCTGGGATCCTAAAGCAAATCAAGGGAAAGGTGGACTCAGAAAAAGCTGGGGCCCAGGTGGCTACAGTGAAAAGGACCAGGGGCGGAGACGTCCTAGTGGAGTTGAAAAAGGGTAGCTCCGGGGTTCAGTCCCTCAGGGACGCAGTGGCTGATGTGCTGGGCCAAGGTGCCAAGGTCTCAGCCCTGGAACCCACCTTCACGGTGGAGATTAGAGACCTAGATGAGGTCACCGAGGCCCTGAAAGCCTCACTCCTACGGGCCGAGCCGAGGGAGGGCATCAGAACGCGGAAGGGATATAGCGGTACCCAGGTGGCGCTAATCCGACTGCCGCAGAAAGTGCCGCGAAAACTCCTAGCGGCGGGTAAGGTCAAGGTCGGCTGGACAGTCTGCAGGATCCGTGAAAGGATAATGGGGGACAGATGTTTCCGCTGCCAGGGCTACGGACATCAGCGCGCGGACTGCAAGGGGATCGATTGCTCCAGCAACTGCCGGAGGTGTGGCAGGCAGGGGCACATGGAAAAAGACTGCGAGAGCAGCCCGAAATGCGCGCCCTGCCAAAATCAGAGCTGGAGGGACGACCACTTCGCAGGCAGTGAAAAATGCCGTGTGTTTAAGGAAGAGCTGGCAAAGGCTAAACTAAAGTACAACAGGGAGGCGGCCCTTGAAGCCCACACACCAAAGAAAGGGGGAACCGTGGATCTGGAACTGGCACTTCTCTCCCCTAGCAATCGGGAGGTGGAGTTCAGGAGGAGACTCGGGGCACCGTGGGCGTAATGCCAGGCATAAGTGCAAACAAGGGTCCCGGGGCGGTGCCTGGAGTGGGCATACTCCAGATAAACCTGAACAGCAGCCAGGCCACCCAAGACTTGCCTACCCAAACTGTTGCGGCCATGGGGGCCAGTATACTGCTGGTATCTGAGCCTAGCAGGGCGGGGAGGAAAGGTAACTGGCTAGTGGACACAAGGGGGGACGCGGCCATCCTAGGGACGTAAAACCTGATCAGCAGCCTGATGCTGGGTGGGAGAGGTGAAGTTTTCGTGTGGGTGAGAGTGAGCAGCACGAGTGTCTTCAGCTGCTACTTCTCGTGCAACACCTCGACGCAAGCCTTGGACATGCAGCTGGACGGCCTCGACGAGGCAGTCAGGGCGGCGGGGGGTAGAATCCTCATAGCAGGCGACTTCAACGCGAAGTCACCGCTATGGGGATCCGATAGATGGGACGAGAGAGGCGAGATCGTTGCTGAGTTCCTGGCCAGACTTGACCTCTGGCCCACAAACATGGGAGACGCCCCAAACTGGAGCAGGGAAGCCACCGGCGCGAAGTCGATCATCGATATCACGGTTGGCAACCCCGGAGTGGCCGCTGAGATACGAGGATGGAGGGTCCTTGCAGAAGAGAGCCTGAGCGACCACCGCTACATCCACATGGAGTGGGCGCCGTGCGGGAGAACATGGGTGAAGGACGGAAGCGGCAGACAGCGAGTCGACAAGGGATGGGTCGTCAGGAAACTGGACAAGGCTGCCATGACAGCCTACGTCGGGGATGAAAAGCGGAAACACGGGCGAGGCCCGACTGGGGCCGATAAAACAGAAGTGGACGCACTCATGGGCGTCATCACCAGGGCATGCGATGCGGGAATGCCAAGAAGGAGGCCCCTGCATGGCAGGACTGCAGCTCACTGGTGGACGAACAAAATCGCTCAACTCCGTCGAGAATGCATGAGAGCCAGAGAAGCCCCGGTGTAGGCCGACGCCCTAAGCGTGGCGAGAAACAGGAGCAGACTGGAGGCTTCGGGAAGGGCCAGCGCACTGCGAGTTGTGTCTGCATACCGCACTGTTTCAACGCCGGCCGCTATGTTGCTGGCGGGCCTGATCCCGTTGCACCTGATGGCGGCCAAGCGAAAAAGAATCGCGGAGGCGGAAGCGAGAAGCGGGGCCCGTAGCAAGGCTGCTAGGGTCAGACTGAGACGGGAGGAGCGGGTTGAGACAACCGAGGAATGGGACAAGAAATTGGGCGAAGAGGAGAAGAGGGCATGGACGAGGGAGGCAATACCCTCGGTAGTACCCTGGATCGACCGGAGACACGGCCAGATGGAGTTTCACCTGACCCAAGGCCTGACGGGGCACGGGTGCTTCGATGCATATCTCCATCGAATAGGCAAGGAAACGACACCACGGTGCCACCACTGCGAAGCCGCTGCGGACAACGCGAAACAGACGTGGTTCGTATGCCCGGCATGGGTGGCACCGAAGGAAGAAATGTGGAGCGCGACCGGACCAACCATGAATATCCGGGAAATAGTGCGCGCCATGTTCAGAGGGGCGGAACAGTGGAACGCGGTGGCTGACTACATCAGACAAGTACTCCGAGACAAGGAGGAGGCCGAAAGGGACAGGAGGGGGGAACGACCAAGCAGGAGACCCAATCCGGGTACGCCTTCGTGATCCACGGCGTGCGGTTGTGACCTGGCATACAGGCACGCCGTATGCTTCAGGAGCGCGGGCTACCTCAGGGACGGTGCGACCGAGCCTATAGCCAGCGACATAAGTGTGGAACAGGTCAGGATCGTGGGTCTGGCGGCCAGGCACGCCGACGAGGAAATCGGGAGAGGACCGCCTGCGGTCAAAGCAACAATGCTGGGTAGCGAGGGTGCAAGGGTCCGGATGACCTACGGGGACGTAAACTACGTAGGCAACAACCGGGCTATCTTGTACCTGAAGCGAAGGTACGGAGGCCAACAGAAGCTGACGAACTCGTGCAGTCCAGTGAACATGCAACCGCCGGGGCCAGACGTTGTGTTCCTCGACGGTGTGGTTTTCACCGCCAGTTGCCAGTGCGTCAGCTGGGACGAGCATGCGAGGATGTTCCCGCACTACCGATCCACGGTGGATGAAGAGGCCACCTGCTCGGACTGGCGGCTGGCCAGGACGCTGGCGGCTGGCCAGGACGCAGACGTCGCAGGCAAGTGTGCAGGAGCTAACTTGGGGCCACGTGAGCACTTCCAGCAACATGCTCTGCAGAAAAGGCTAGCAGTGCGCAGGGAGACTCAAAGTGTGTGCAGGAAGCTCAGGACAGAAGACTAGTGACACGGGCAGGTAGACAATTTGGCAGAACAATTAGTGCGAAGCCAATGAACGTAGTGTAGTGTTAAGTGTAGTGCGAAGTGTGACTACGGACAAGGTCGCCGGAACACAGACATCAGCGAATTTCGTGCCAACAGTAGTCACAACTGAAACTAGAAGAGTGGAGGAAAGGGAAAGCTGACCGAGGCGCGACAGTTTGGCCGAGATGGTCAATGTCACGTCAAGGTAAGCGGGAGAGAGAGGCCAAGAGATCGGCCAGCCACAGGGACGAAGTACAGTAATGCGAGAGCGGGTCCGCCCTGTCCTGGGTGAGGAGCGGCGGAGGGGTTTTAGCCGGTAGGAATCCGGCATTATCCGACGACATCCAAGAACATCCGGATGTCTTTTGAAAATGTCTTCTTCaccgctaaaaaaaaaaaaaaaaaaaggttatgttaggttaggttaggtcagTAACACACCGACTACTTGCCCCTTCATCTCGTTCGCCATCTTGCATGTCAGTCAGACATCTTGTATGTTAGCTTGGGCCGGTAACAAAACGACTATAGGCGAGGTGCGTCCTGCAGCACTATATTCGGTCGGTAAGTCAGTTTGAGCCAGAACCCCCCTTATATAACTACCcggaaaaaaatgaactcTATAAGGAAACTTAGACCTACGTGTGCTAGTCGTCTCCTTGATAGTAAACAATAAaccaaaaaccaaaaacaaaatcttaCCTGAAGCGCTAACCGTAATCGTCCTCTACTGTATACAGCGCTAATCGCCTACTTAAAAATAAACCACTAGACAAAAACTAAAACCAAAATCTCACTCGACGCGCTGACCGCGATCGTCTTCTACGAAATACAGCGTTAATCGCCAAACTACAATAATCATCCACTAGAGCAATAACTAAAACAAAACTTTATTCGACGCGCTAATTACACATCTAATAATTATTCGTAATTACTCGTTTCTCAACGGTGATCTTATGACGCTTATCGCGACGCATCCGAACCCAATCCATACTCGCAATTACCCCAGATTCACAAATCGCTGTGCTGAACCGAGCGCTCACGCATGACGACAtgcgacctacacgagaggTGACACTTTCACCTAAGCTGACTCGACGGGACCCCGTACAGCGGAATTTGGCTGCACTCAATTTGAAACAATAGTGTACTTGACTCAAAACTCTACTATATACCATACATAACCCAAATGTTactctacgcgttatcgcgaGAACTCAGACTACGGCCATCAAACAAGGAGACCGGCAAACAGATTTCGAGTGCTCCACTAACTCAATTATTAACTGGCCAACCGTTGATCGGTGCGCCGATCTAAATCGTACTCGAAATATGTTTGCGAAGAATTTACAGCGCTTACCGCTTCGCAGACACCCCAAAAAACTCTCCGACGCCTGTCTTCGCCATAATGCCCTCCCAGCAATTCAAATTATCTTTTCTTCTACCAAACGCTTCGATACCACTATCGCAAGCTGTCGCCAGGGCTCAAGTGCAGAGCTTCGCTAATCGGAGCTGAAATCCATACATGTTTCGAACATAGGTGCTATTAGTCGTGAAAAATTCTTCTGATGTAATTGGTGTTCTCCTTACGAAATTCTTATAGCCTaacttatcgctatcgttgaCTCCCGCTGTCGCGGAACGCTGATTGGCTGTCCAGTTCTCCGGTGTCCCATCGTTAGACAGTGGCGTGGTGACGGCAGCGTGGTGAGGGGAGGCTACGGCTTGCCGGCCACCAAACGGGAGTCACGACCGCCTTGGTTTCCCTCGTCGCAGAGCTCTAcgttgacgctctctccgtagcctcgtgtgAGGCCCCCCTCTCGTCGCGATTCTTCGCGACTGTGATCCTATAACGCTGTTGAATTTGCCGTCGATCCCGTGTATTTTGTTGCAtttactcgaaaaaaaaaacaaataataaacaaaaatcctgaaaagttGTATTCGCCAGCCCGTAAAATATCCTCTCTTAGAGTATTGGATGCGTGACCTtcgtcctggcgctcttttacGAAATGATTAGCGGTCTGATCGCGGAATCCCTAATTTCCAAGTTCCGCCTAGGGTTCGGGGGCCGTTTGAAacgcacaaaaaaaaaaaatggcacgTTACAACTGATACTGATATTACATGTATCATAAGGCTAGAATTCAACTTGCGGGTCCCATTAAGAGCACTGACTTCGAAAGACATCGACCTTTCACTACAACCTTTCACTATTACCGAGTTATGCGATAAACTGCCTATGAATATAAGAATGGATGACAACATCGCCAGTTACTACTGACACCGCCTACAGTATAACTCACCTAGACCCGACGGTGAGATATTGGATGGTCCAACTCCCCTCATTAAAGACTGTCTATAATGCAACTATCGGCCCAAAAAAATGTAGACAATATGTGTAGAAAAATACTGATAGAATCCGTTACAATCATACAATTATATACTGTGACGACGAGCTGTCCAGTCCAAGTAGTCGCCAGCtgatacatgtacataaagAGCGACCCTGAGTAGAACCGAAGGGACTAGACTCAGACCGAGGCGTGcgacgaatttttcttttgattgtAATCACTAGTACCATATTCTATCTGACCAGTGCAATAGTTCCAGGTTGGTGCAGCAAAGTGACCAAAACAAATGAATTGAATACTACATTAACCAAGAAATATTATAGTACTATCGCATATAATCACACTAAATATCGTTATTTGTATTATATTGTCTCGCACTTCTGACAATATTGAAATCGTTATTGCCGTGGTAACCATATTCCTAGAATTTCTTAGCAACTATACCAATCAAAATTCTTCTCATTGCACAGATATTCACGCACACTCCCCAATAAACTCATCATGGAACGCAAAATCGCAGTACTTGATTTTAGAATATACTCTCCTCCCCCGCGATTTGAGAATTACGTATAATGGAATATTCTCGGACTATTATCTGCAACGCTGAAACTTACCTACGGGATCCGTAGGCAGAGCACCGTCTCCTCAGGCCGGATTCGGTGGTCTCACCGGCGGGAGATTTGGGCACGATACGAGAAAGCGTAACGAAGCAGCGGAAAAGCTCTTTGATGTTGTAGTCGTCTTTCGCTGAACACTCCATTACCTTCGCTCGAAGCTTCGGCAACTCGCAGAAGAGCCACTCGCTAACATCCTCTATCCGCACCTCCCGTCGTGTTGGCGCTAGGTCCAACTTATTGCCGGCAATCACAATCGGCACTTCCTAGATTGGgttggaaattaaaaatctttatATAGCACCAATATCACTaccatttattattttcatgttttaatttttgtttgcatACGCTTATATGCGAATCGTTGCACAATCTgttaatattttcagtatgcAAATCTTAGAGCGACCAGAAACGCAGATTTGACACGCCCACTGAAAAGTAGAAAAACATTACCGGGTGGGCTGCGGATGGAATGGCtggggcggggaggggagggaCGGAGGGTAAAGGGAATCTGTGGAGGTATGAGGGCATGTATATGTGGGTCCGAGGTTAAACCTGTCAAGATTTGAGGGCATATATGTGGGTTCGAGGCTAAATCTGTCAAGATCTGAGATCAGAATTCCTTCaccctctctccctcccttcccCACCACAGCCATTCCATCCGCGGCCTACCCTCCCCCTATTTAGCCTTTCACCCCCCGATATTCAAGCTTCAGCTTTCGACCTTCGACCTTCAATCTTCGACCTTTAATCGACCTTCGACCTTTTCAACGTTCATGCCTATAATTGTATATTTAAACCAGCAATTTACATCATATACATACTTGACTTAAGACTAATAGTCCCAAGGACAATAATATATACCCTGCAGAGACATTTAGCATGTCTGTGCGCAGGACTGGCGAAAGtagatggagaaaaaaataagaaaatagttATTTAAGATATAACTAAGAAAgtttatcaataataatataataaaatataatgtgaatataaaataaaatgatcatTTTTGTTGTAGTTTCTCGATGCTTGAGTAGTTTCTTTGTGATATTTGGTAGCTCTTTATTTGcctctttatattttttttactacattctaatattttcagctcATGCGTGAGTCTGTTATAGCTCTTTATTCCCTGAATCACATGATTTTTAAAGCCTATAGTTTTGGAGGTCTTTGGTATAGCAATAGTTTTGTTTCTAGTATTGCTTCCCGATTGGGTGTATTTGGTTTTCAAGTCGTCATAATGATATAGCAGTGACTCCAATGTGTAAGTCTCGCGGATGTTTAGAGGTTCCATCAGATCAGCATTATTTCGTGCAATTATCTTCCATAGTCTGGGCTGGACCCTCTCAAGAGAGTCCATTATATTTCCGTATGCTCCACCCCATGCTATTATACCGTAGTGAGCTACACTTCCAAAAAGTGCGAGGTACATCAttaccagaatttttttatgagcGAAATGCGATAGTCTCCAGAAAACGTAGAGCAAATATCTGGGTTTTTTAATAATGTGGtctatttgaaaattccaCCTGAGATGACTATCAAAGATAACCCCTAAATACTTTGTACTCTGTACTCTCTTTATTTCCACACCGTTAATGGTAATTGCGAACTCGGTCGGAATGCTGACTTTATATGGCTATAACGATTTAACCTTTTATCCCACATATATACCATTATACCTGTGAAGCCTTAACCCTTCACCCTACGTATATGCCCTTATAGCTATGAAGGTTTAAGTATTTATCCTACGTATATATCTATGAAGATTTAACCCTTTACCCTACATATAGTATACCGTAACACCTATGAAGACTTCACCCTTCAActtctgtatacatataccgggacaatctcttgaaactatacatacaatgcgcatgcgcgagttttatcagCTGCTCGGacaggctggccactccgagtttcagctgtcaaactctgtttctgatggcgatgtagttcatacgacTTTTtaaggttagaatctcaaacagtcgaggtagtgactcggaaagttgatgctaatgctctttgaaaattggcttcattcgactgaaatgagaaatccgTTCAAATGCTGGGTGCTttgaagaaacgcagcagttAGGTGGGAAcattttatttgatcacttttattatttcgtacatcagaaattacaatgaaattattttctatcaacaggtgatacggccaaaataattacatctctaatatttactgttatctgcgtattgaaataatcacacgtacaaagatcatcgccactttcaagcaactcagcaactttctcactctcttgtgatttcaggcggtaatattgaattttatcacttttgaaaatgggacattaaaccgagcgttcgAGAAAGTTAAATATGACACTATCTGTAacagaactgtgaatctttttttctcgaaaatagttcaacaaaatttacaaatagtcgatagtcaatgtattttttccgatcaataaattattgctactactattaaaaattttctaatgattatcagagttcatttcgcaaattttcaatgatgtttaattaaataaatgaagagaacctaatactcaaattgaaaattcaagtaatattagatttattaaaatgatttctgtattttatgttagtgcggttcgaaacaaagaaaatctaatcggaaGCGTAGAAACCAGGAACGTAGATCACATCCtatgacacaagttgaaaatcaactttctcaaaatgcgccttaacgtcacaattagcttcaaggacaatcaggttttagagtaatgtcagaaaattattacgaggatattgacttatcggattcaagattgtATCCCTtattccatcaaaataaattaatatctaattttcaacgaagtttatgaagattcttttccaaataatgtaatccgatacaatatcttgttcatagtcctccgaacatcaccttgtaacaaggatatttggaaagagtctcTTTTTTGCCggaaccattataaaattcttggttttcaattcgtgctactgaataacttCTGCGTTTCAGATTCCATTTCAAATCTCaaattgagattttttttgctctagacaatgctaacatgaaatgcagaaataatggCGGTAAATGGGGATTCACAAGCtgtcagtcttagcgtaggaacctataaagagtgtaaaattgaatttggtttcaagttatcgtgcaactagctagccagatgacaccgccaactaagattaaatttaaagacatttttaaccgaagttatttaacaattctagattcagattgattcagtttgcctagcaaaattcaaccccacaatctaattgaggacttgaaaaactattgatctgaatttaatgcctaagagagtaaaagtaaacttcaaaataagatatcaAATTAAATGGCATAAAGTTTGAacaacaatgctggtcaataataatgcttaaattacaatggtgcacagaatgattcctcggtagaatgaattggcggcaacggttaagtaacaaacttatcgctattggctcgatcaaagtaaaatgatgggatattcagccattatcaTCTGTAGtgtatcccgctcttcaattttgcttcaactgatgttaaaaaggtggcgatggcctgataaaattcactctggcacctgatatctgacggaacaacc
It includes:
- the LOC124223701 gene encoding ras-like protein RAS2, which produces MADYERIRLVILGGAGVGKSAIVRRLLGQGFTERYKATVEDLYSRECILGTLTLKVDLLDTAGDLQFPAMRRLSIATAHAFLLVYASTSQPSFECVKRCFEEVREQRSDFQEVPIVIAGNKLDLAPTRREVRIEDVSEWLFCELPKLRAKVMECSAKDDYNIKELFRCFVTLSRIVPKSPAGETTESGLRRRCSAYGSRSGEEDIFKRHPDVLGCRRIMPDSYRLKPLRRSSPRTGRTRSRITVLRPCGWPISWPLSPAYLDVTLTISAKLSRLGQLSLSSTLLVSVVTTVGTKFADVCVPATLSVVTLRTTLNTTLRSLASH
- the LOC138191319 gene encoding uncharacterized protein — its product is MLGGRGEVFVWVRVSSTSVFSCYFSCNTSTQALDMQLDGLDEAVRAAGGRILIAGDFNAKSPLWGSDRWDERGEIVAEFLARLDLWPTNMGDAPNWSREATGAKSIIDITVGNPGVAAEIRGWRVLAEESLSDHRYIHMEWAPCGRTWVKDGSGRQRVDKGWVVRKLDKAAMTAYVGDEKRKHGRGPTGADKTEVDALMGVITRACDAGMPRRRPLHGRTAAHWWTNKIAQLRRECMRAREAPV